A portion of the Paenibacillus hamazuiensis genome contains these proteins:
- a CDS encoding metallophosphoesterase family protein: MKKSARMLLATIVCLRLVLCGGPVSAAPERPELTFAVLSDIHVTSGNEQARRKLERALQDLDQIDPAADALVINGDLGDGRPEDYEALSRIMARVPHPKALFYTIGNHEFYKAWYDGTGRWSYGTFPNGETEISSIRRFLQLTGEREVYYDRWLAGYHFIFLGTEHYLQSGPGYGETAALLSEAQLEWLRRKLAEKHAPNRPVFVFLHQPTNVALAETGNLSQQKLHAILSRYPEVMLFNGHTHYALGQPGTIRDGRYVTLNSASVYEPLNKNGEPAGEDASQGFYVQVYPGRVTVKGRDFASRQWMAEAQFLIRFPHKKAG, encoded by the coding sequence GAGCGACCCGAGCTGACGTTTGCCGTGCTCAGCGATATTCATGTGACGAGCGGCAATGAACAAGCACGGCGGAAGCTGGAGAGGGCGCTGCAGGATCTGGATCAGATCGATCCGGCTGCGGATGCGCTGGTGATCAACGGCGATCTGGGGGACGGCCGTCCCGAAGATTATGAAGCTTTATCGCGTATTATGGCGCGTGTGCCGCATCCGAAGGCGCTTTTTTATACGATCGGCAATCATGAGTTTTATAAAGCCTGGTATGACGGCACAGGGCGCTGGAGCTACGGCACGTTCCCGAACGGAGAGACGGAGATATCCTCCATTCGGCGATTTCTTCAGCTGACCGGCGAACGCGAAGTATATTATGACCGCTGGTTGGCGGGATATCATTTTATTTTTCTCGGCACCGAGCATTACCTTCAGTCGGGGCCGGGCTACGGGGAAACGGCGGCGCTTTTGTCGGAGGCTCAGCTTGAATGGCTGCGCCGCAAATTGGCGGAGAAGCATGCGCCGAACCGGCCGGTTTTCGTATTCCTGCATCAACCGACGAACGTAGCCCTCGCCGAAACGGGCAACCTCAGCCAGCAAAAGCTGCATGCGATATTGAGCCGTTATCCGGAGGTTATGTTATTTAACGGGCATACGCATTATGCGCTGGGCCAGCCGGGGACCATTCGCGACGGGCGGTATGTAACGCTGAACAGCGCTTCGGTTTATGAGCCGTTAAACAAAAATGGCGAGCCTGCAGGGGAGGATGCCAGCCAGGGATTTTATGTTCAGGTGTATCCGGGGCGTGTCACAGTCAAAGGCAGGGACTTCGCGAGCCGGCAATGGATGGCGGAAGCCCAATTCCTCATTCGCTTTCCGCACAAAAAAGCCGGATGA